A genomic stretch from Larimichthys crocea isolate SSNF chromosome XXII, L_crocea_2.0, whole genome shotgun sequence includes:
- the mrpl22 gene encoding large ribosomal subunit protein uL22m, whose amino-acid sequence MAAAMTGRGVAFIRNISGLLHSRLQVLAGGPQQLSCLHTSSSLEAKTWERRNRKMYPPQLPDEPRRPAEIHHSRRQIKYSKDKMWYLAKMIRGMSIDQAIAQLEFNDKKGAKIMKEVLLEAQEMAVKNHNVEYKSNLYVAESNSSKGKYLKRIRYHGRGMFGIMDKVYCHYFVKLVEGSPPKTEKKTSFDQAKEYVQNLKNRTIIHSL is encoded by the exons ATGGCGGCTGCAATGACAGGACGCG GTGTCGCTTTCATCAGGAATATATCCGGGCTGCTGCATTCAAG GTTACAGGTTCTGGCTGGTGGACCTCAGCAGCTCTCATGTCTCCACACCAGCTCCTCACTGGAGGCAAAGACCTGGGAGAGGAGGAACCGGAAGATGTATCCGCCTCAGCTACCAGATGAGCCCCGCAGACCAGCG GAGATCCACCACAGCAGGAGGCAGATTAAATACAGCAAGGACAAGATGTGGTACCTGGCCAAAATG ATCCGAGGGATGAGCATCGACCAGGCTATCGCACAGCTGGAGTTCAACGACAAGAAAGGGGCGAAGATCATGAAAGAG GTCCTTCTTGAAGCTCAGGAGATGGCGGTGAAAAATCACAATGTAGAGTACAAATCCAACCTGTATGTTG CTGAGTCCAATTCCAGCAAAGGGAAGTACCTGAAGCGGATCCGTTACCACGGCCGCGGGATGTTTGGCATCATGGACAAAGTCTACTGTCACTACTTTGTGAAGCTGGTGGAGGGATCGCCACccaaaacagagaagaagacgaGCTTTGACCAGGCCAAAGAGTACGTCCAGAACCTCAAGAACCGAACCATCATCCACAGCCTATAG